The Pyrococcus kukulkanii genome contains a region encoding:
- the fni gene encoding type 2 isopentenyl-diphosphate Delta-isomerase, which translates to MDGERTVLRKFEHIEHCLKRNVQAHVSNGFEDVHLIHMSLPEIDKEEIDLSVKFLGRKFDYPIMITGMTGGTRKGEIAWKINRTLAQAAQELNIPFGVGSQRAMIEKPETWESYYVRDVAPDVFLVGNLGAPQFGKNARKRYGVKEVLYAIEKIEADAIAIHMNPLQESVQPEGDTTFAGVLEALAEIKSSIDYPVIAKETGAGVSREVAVKLEAIGIDAIDISGLGGTSWSGVEYYRAKDEIGKRLALRFWDWGIKTAISLAEVRYWTNLPIIASGGIRDGITMAKALAMGATLVGIALPVLKPAAKGDVKGVKKIILSYAEELRNAMFLVGAKSVVELRKVPLVITGFTREWLEQRINLSGFLSSRF; encoded by the coding sequence ATGGATGGAGAAAGGACTGTTCTCAGAAAGTTTGAGCACATAGAACACTGCCTTAAGCGGAATGTCCAGGCTCACGTTTCAAATGGCTTTGAGGACGTTCATTTAATTCACATGAGCCTCCCTGAGATTGATAAGGAAGAAATAGACCTCTCAGTGAAGTTCCTGGGGAGGAAATTTGATTACCCAATAATGATTACGGGAATGACTGGTGGGACGAGAAAAGGAGAAATCGCTTGGAAGATAAACAGGACTTTGGCTCAGGCTGCCCAAGAACTAAACATTCCCTTTGGTGTTGGAAGTCAGAGGGCAATGATCGAGAAACCCGAAACTTGGGAGAGTTATTACGTCAGAGACGTTGCGCCCGACGTCTTCCTCGTAGGTAACTTAGGGGCCCCTCAATTTGGCAAGAATGCAAGAAAGAGGTATGGGGTTAAGGAAGTCCTCTACGCGATAGAAAAGATAGAGGCAGATGCAATAGCTATCCACATGAATCCCCTTCAAGAGAGCGTTCAACCTGAAGGGGATACTACTTTTGCAGGTGTTCTGGAGGCTTTAGCAGAGATAAAATCCAGTATAGATTATCCGGTCATAGCCAAGGAAACTGGGGCCGGGGTATCGAGGGAAGTTGCAGTCAAGTTGGAGGCAATAGGTATTGATGCGATTGACATTAGCGGTCTTGGAGGAACGAGCTGGAGCGGCGTTGAGTATTATAGAGCAAAAGATGAAATTGGAAAGAGACTAGCCTTGAGATTCTGGGATTGGGGAATTAAAACCGCAATAAGCCTAGCTGAGGTTAGGTACTGGACAAACCTTCCCATAATAGCAAGTGGGGGAATTAGGGACGGGATTACCATGGCGAAGGCTCTGGCAATGGGAGCGACGTTGGTGGGAATTGCCTTACCTGTTCTTAAGCCAGCCGCTAAGGGAGATGTTAAGGGTGTAAAAAAGATTATCCTAAGCTACGCAGAGGAGCTGAGAAATGCCATGTTTTTGGTGGGTGCTAAGTCAGTCGTCGAGTTGAGAAAGGTACCCCTTGTGATAACGGGTTTCACAAGGGAATGGCTTGAGCAGAGAATAAACCTTAGTGGTTTCTTAAGTTCTCGCTTTTAA
- a CDS encoding McrC family protein: MEPLTIFEHDRVYYSTRKELQDPRVIQRIRELNRKYNFKNEDNGIFTLYADYLKAKSYVGFAFLHSLQIQVLPKIYRNEQEPEEEKKAEALAVFLKMLDVSYNLGIRKSEVTKLIQMGLQNGLHEVFIYLFARTLLEEIKRGYYREYVEVQNDEKFLRGKLLLIQQIRKLPHRRHTFSVEYYDFTEDNLLNQILYAATSLALRKTKLHINKKLLSQLTLIFADVTPRRILKSHIERVHFTRLNERFKVPFNLALILLFGFGGIFGEENAFGFFVDMNRLFQKYVYEAIKREFPQYEVREEEPIGKLVINKDISLRPDIVIKKDNEIKLIIEIKYKEVLEDEVVESRDLYQIYSYSRRSNADVVLIYPKRENFNEWLTKRELEFFDGHKVTILPFDLSEIAKHKEKVFLPLEIKESLSALLSR; this comes from the coding sequence ATGGAGCCGTTGACTATTTTTGAGCATGATAGAGTTTATTATTCTACAAGAAAAGAACTTCAGGATCCACGTGTAATTCAGAGAATAAGGGAGCTAAATAGGAAATATAACTTTAAAAATGAAGATAATGGTATTTTTACTCTTTATGCAGATTATTTGAAGGCAAAAAGCTATGTTGGTTTTGCATTTCTCCATTCGCTACAAATTCAGGTGTTGCCTAAGATATATCGGAATGAACAGGAGCCAGAGGAAGAAAAGAAGGCAGAGGCACTTGCAGTATTTTTGAAAATGCTCGACGTGAGTTATAATCTTGGAATTAGGAAGAGTGAAGTGACGAAGCTCATACAGATGGGTCTTCAAAACGGCCTCCATGAGGTCTTTATCTATCTTTTTGCCAGAACTCTATTGGAGGAAATAAAGAGAGGATATTATCGCGAATATGTGGAGGTACAAAACGATGAGAAGTTTCTTAGGGGGAAGCTTCTGCTTATACAGCAAATTAGAAAGCTTCCACATCGGAGACATACATTTAGCGTTGAATATTATGATTTCACAGAGGATAATCTTCTGAATCAGATTCTCTATGCAGCAACCTCGTTAGCTCTGCGAAAGACTAAATTACACATCAACAAGAAATTGCTGAGCCAGTTAACTTTGATATTTGCCGATGTTACTCCAAGGAGAATATTAAAGTCCCACATAGAGCGCGTTCATTTCACTCGCCTCAATGAGAGGTTTAAGGTACCTTTCAACTTGGCCCTTATTTTACTGTTCGGGTTTGGGGGTATCTTCGGAGAAGAAAATGCCTTTGGATTCTTTGTGGATATGAACCGTCTATTTCAGAAATATGTTTACGAAGCAATCAAAAGGGAATTTCCGCAGTATGAAGTGAGGGAAGAGGAACCTATTGGGAAGCTAGTGATAAACAAAGACATCTCATTGAGGCCGGATATCGTAATTAAGAAGGATAATGAAATAAAACTCATAATTGAGATCAAATATAAAGAGGTTTTGGAGGATGAAGTTGTGGAAAGTAGAGACTTGTATCAGATATACTCATATTCTCGAAGGAGTAATGCTGATGTTGTCCTTATATATCCTAAGCGGGAAAATTTCAATGAATGGCTAACTAAAAGAGAGCTGGAATTCTTTGATGGCCATAAAGTTACTATTCTGCCATTTGATCTTTCGGAAATTGCTAAACATAAAGAAAAGGTATTTTTGCCTTTGGAAATAAAGGAAAGTTTAAGTGCCTTGTTATCCAGGTGA
- a CDS encoding McrB family protein, producing MVVNIREIISRLQNGEIEKIHVFQGTKIHWSWSLIDWRYDISGKTMRRWVIWGLNDSHRNYWSNLREGDVVLLKTNKNGGRYYGVFMIGIVSDIFQEDQEYWPGEMLNSGRRTVWKYRLKIIPVGIIQDVFERLTNVPEEQLRELKNAYDSKDGERMTFIISNLGILESPGILRYDFGRGSVISKKYNYVRSIINSILLQTPELAFTGDLSENSANNVPLKKYQAVTELLESKGQVILYGPPGTGKTWFAINYAKKATGNEKPGDRWEIITFHQSYSYEEFIEGYRPVSKGGNIIYVVEDGIFKKMALKAVVEALKKNGELPAELAHDLEDLSAYLEPNAKIEDYTQYHKLKEKVWEFLLARKNREDLFREAPKFYLIIDEINRGNISRIFGELITLLEKDKRLGQENEVIATLPYSREPFGVPPNLYIIGTMNTADRSIALLDVALRRRFAFFEFEPDPSLLSKDKLSGLWKKYVPKEEFEKIQAAIDKLFRMLGDDNVLRDLLEQLNVRIVALKDRDHRIGHSYFLKVKSLEDLRFVWYNDVIPLLQEYFYNDWDSLREIISPFIQEVGSFNGTRIYEIKRNLSDEEFIAALREIAGRRQSNQGSEGG from the coding sequence ATGGTGGTAAACATTAGAGAGATCATTTCAAGACTCCAAAATGGGGAAATTGAGAAGATTCATGTCTTCCAGGGCACGAAGATTCACTGGAGTTGGAGCTTAATAGACTGGAGATATGATATTAGTGGAAAAACTATGAGAAGATGGGTTATATGGGGGCTAAATGATTCTCATAGGAATTACTGGAGCAACCTGAGAGAGGGTGATGTTGTTCTATTAAAGACGAACAAAAATGGTGGAAGGTATTATGGTGTTTTTATGATTGGAATCGTGAGTGACATTTTTCAAGAAGATCAAGAGTACTGGCCGGGCGAAATGCTCAATTCTGGTAGGAGGACAGTATGGAAGTATCGCCTGAAAATAATACCTGTAGGTATAATTCAGGATGTCTTTGAGAGACTTACAAATGTTCCCGAAGAGCAACTTAGAGAATTGAAAAATGCATACGACTCTAAAGATGGCGAGAGGATGACATTTATTATCTCAAATCTAGGGATTTTAGAAAGTCCGGGGATCCTCAGATATGATTTCGGAAGGGGGAGTGTTATTAGCAAAAAATATAATTACGTAAGGTCGATAATAAACTCTATCCTTTTACAAACTCCTGAGCTGGCTTTTACTGGGGATCTCTCTGAGAATTCGGCTAATAATGTCCCACTTAAGAAGTACCAAGCAGTAACTGAGCTTCTTGAAAGTAAGGGGCAAGTGATACTGTATGGCCCACCGGGTACTGGAAAGACGTGGTTTGCTATTAATTATGCTAAAAAAGCTACAGGCAATGAGAAACCTGGAGATAGATGGGAGATCATTACTTTCCATCAGTCCTACAGTTATGAGGAATTCATCGAAGGGTACAGGCCAGTTAGCAAAGGGGGAAACATTATTTATGTGGTTGAGGATGGAATATTCAAAAAGATGGCTCTTAAAGCTGTAGTTGAGGCTCTTAAAAAGAATGGAGAACTGCCTGCAGAGCTTGCCCACGACCTTGAGGACCTCTCTGCTTATTTAGAGCCAAACGCCAAAATTGAGGATTACACACAATACCACAAACTTAAGGAAAAGGTGTGGGAATTCTTGCTGGCAAGGAAAAATAGAGAAGATCTCTTCAGAGAAGCTCCAAAGTTTTATCTTATCATTGACGAAATTAACAGGGGAAACATCAGCAGGATCTTTGGTGAGCTTATTACCCTCCTCGAAAAGGACAAAAGGCTGGGCCAAGAGAATGAGGTCATCGCTACACTACCATACTCTAGAGAACCGTTTGGTGTACCTCCCAATCTTTATATCATTGGAACAATGAATACTGCCGATAGGAGTATAGCACTCCTTGATGTGGCACTGAGAAGAAGGTTCGCCTTCTTTGAATTCGAGCCAGATCCAAGTCTCTTGTCCAAGGATAAGTTATCAGGGCTATGGAAAAAATATGTCCCAAAGGAAGAATTTGAAAAGATCCAGGCCGCAATAGATAAGTTGTTTAGAATGTTGGGAGATGATAATGTCCTTAGGGATCTGCTAGAACAGCTAAACGTGCGTATTGTTGCTCTTAAGGACAGAGATCATAGGATTGGCCACAGCTATTTCTTGAAAGTCAAAAGCTTAGAGGATCTTCGTTTTGTTTGGTACAACGATGTTATACCACTACTTCAAGAATACTTCTACAATGATTGGGACAGCCTAAGGGAAATTATTTCACCATTTATTCAGGAAGTAGGTTCATTTAACGGGACACGTATCTACGAGATAAAGAGAAATCTCAGTGATGAAGAATTCATTGCAGCTCTCAGAGAAATAGCGGGCCGAAGACAGTCTAACCAGGGTAGTGAGGGAGGTTAA
- a CDS encoding nucleotide pyrophosphohydrolase produces the protein MLSIKELTEKIVEFRDKREWKKYHTPKNLAISLVVEVGELFEHFQWKSDEELLQDIKIPEKKEQIADELADVAIYIFLLANELNVNLGEAILRKLMKNEKRYPVELVRGEYKKYTELMKNGGKH, from the coding sequence ATGCTCTCTATAAAAGAGCTCACGGAGAAGATTGTTGAGTTTAGAGATAAAAGAGAATGGAAGAAGTATCACACGCCAAAAAACTTAGCCATTTCTTTGGTTGTTGAAGTTGGGGAGCTTTTTGAACATTTTCAGTGGAAATCTGATGAAGAACTACTACAGGACATTAAAATCCCAGAAAAGAAGGAGCAAATTGCAGATGAACTTGCTGATGTTGCTATTTATATTTTTCTGCTTGCTAACGAGTTGAACGTTAATTTGGGAGAGGCTATACTGAGAAAGCTGATGAAGAACGAGAAAAGATACCCCGTTGAGCTTGTTAGGGGAGAATATAAGAAATATACGGAGTTGATGAAGAATGGTGGTAAACATTAG
- a CDS encoding integrase: MEVQNRIWWTGRDLNPRPPPCEGSPSLFSLSRLYKEFREGFARWLSNRVTEKTTRDYLSALDKLCGRYELKNLKEIRFAIEAVGRSEKYVKGLRNFITFLVEEEVLDEQTADLLKKPLKPKKSTPRQVFITDEELRKAYFELTRKWDWRTGILLKVLIFSGIRLTQAVNFLNSLDKSQFYVISEKAVRYPALAFSKGHKRAFWIYLPKDFAESLERIKISYHEARRRTRLRRVSANTIRKWHYTYLLKLGVPSEVADFIQGRAQKNVGERHYANLTLLADEWYSRVVDSLKKILEDEES; encoded by the coding sequence ATGGAAGTTCAGAATAGGATCTGGTGGACCGGGCGGGATTTGAACCCGCGGCCTCCGCCTTGCGAGGGCTCTCCAAGCCTCTTTTCGCTATCTAGGCTATACAAGGAATTTAGAGAGGGGTTTGCAAGATGGCTCTCTAACAGAGTAACAGAAAAAACAACAAGAGACTACTTGAGCGCACTAGACAAGCTATGCGGCCGTTATGAGTTAAAAAATCTCAAAGAGATCAGATTTGCTATTGAGGCCGTTGGAAGGAGTGAAAAGTACGTCAAGGGGCTTAGGAACTTCATAACCTTCTTGGTTGAAGAGGAAGTATTAGACGAGCAGACGGCTGATTTACTCAAAAAGCCTCTAAAGCCCAAGAAATCGACTCCTAGACAGGTCTTCATAACTGATGAGGAACTGAGGAAGGCATATTTTGAATTAACAAGGAAGTGGGATTGGAGGACAGGAATTCTACTGAAGGTGTTGATATTTTCAGGGATTAGATTAACACAAGCAGTAAATTTCTTGAATTCTCTTGACAAATCACAATTTTACGTGATTAGCGAGAAGGCGGTTAGATATCCCGCATTGGCATTCAGTAAAGGGCACAAGAGGGCATTCTGGATTTACCTACCTAAGGACTTCGCCGAGTCCTTGGAGAGAATTAAGATTAGTTATCATGAAGCGAGAAGGAGAACTAGGCTCAGGAGGGTATCGGCAAACACAATACGAAAGTGGCATTATACGTACTTACTAAAGCTAGGTGTTCCTAGCGAGGTTGCAGACTTCATACAAGGCAGGGCTCAGAAGAACGTGGGAGAACGGCATTATGCTAACTTAACTCTCTTGGCAGATGAGTGGTATTCCCGCGTAGTTGATTCTCTCAAAAAGATCCTGGAGGATGAAGAGAGTTGA